One stretch of Euphorbia lathyris chromosome 7, ddEupLath1.1, whole genome shotgun sequence DNA includes these proteins:
- the LOC136235957 gene encoding ABSCISIC ACID-INSENSITIVE 5-like protein 3 → MIHSVYQHLTMVSPSRAHHFPFNHFENLGKPNFDTLKLDEFLISLKESQQFNVVHPSSSSSSSSSSSAASSPFFQLGELSNKEITPISPIHQQQEDFNSIDPQSLLQQQIGETTLEDFLIRAGVINAASVQNGTINFDLPPPPPHQHRETMAIDPMVMMSMPESDSNFQSVYENPGELSVPMPEISVASSESRAEKKRRYSDEMMVKTIERRQKRMIKNRESAARSRARKQAYTDKLENEVSELKKKNAWLRKLKEKEMVLFSDPTCLPRFQLRRTSSATF, encoded by the exons ATGATTCATTCAGTATATCAACATTTAACCATGGTTTCCCCAAGCAGAGCACACCATTTCCCCTTCAATCATTTCGAAAACCTCGGAAAACCTAATTTCGATACATTGAAATTGGACGAGTTTCTGATTTCTCTTAAAGAATCTCAGCAATTCAATGTCGTTCATCCTTCTTCTTCGTCATCgtcgtcttcttcttcctctgcagcttcttctcctttcttccaGCTTGGAGAGTTAAGTAACAAAGAGATTACTCCGATTAGTCCGATTCATCAGCAACAGGAGGATTTCAATTCCATAGATCCCCAATCTCTGCTCCAGCAACAAATCGGAGAAACTACACTCGAAGATTTTCTGATTCGCGCCGGAGTAATCAATGCCGCTAGTGTTCAAAACGGTACGATCAATTTCGATctccctcctcctcctcctcatcaACATCGGGAGACTATGGCGATTGATCCAATGGTTATGATGTCGATGCCGGAATCGGATTCGAATTTTCAATCAGTATATGAGAATCCTGGCGAGTTGAGTGTGCCGATGCCGGAAATTTCAGTTGCGTCGTCGGAATCTCGTGCGGAGAAGAAGCGGAGATACTCGGATGAAATGATGGTGAAGACGATCGAGAGGAGGCAGAAGAGGATGATTAAGAATCGGGAGTCTGCTGCGAGATCGAGAGCAAGAAAACAG GCTTATACGGACAAGTTGGAGAATGAAGTGTCTGAATTGAAGAAAAAGAATGCATGGCTGCGGAAGCTCAAG